The genomic region TCGATGCATTATAAATGGTTGCAACTCCTAAAGTTTGTGGATTACTTGCTACAGATATAAACCCAATTTTCTTTAAAATATTGTTGAATTTTTCTCCATATGGAAATTCGGCTGCACTTTTACTTAAATAGGTGTAGGCTTCTTTGTCTTTAGAAAATAATTTTCCGATAGTTGGTAAAATAAAACTGCTATAAAATTTATATCCTTGTTTAAATGGAAATTTAGTAGGTACCGAGGTTTCCAGTACTATAAATAATCCACCTTTCTTTAGTACCCGGTAAATTTCTGATAAGCCAAGTTCCAGTGTTTCAAAATTCCGAACCCCAAAAGCTACAGTGATGACATCAAAAGAATTGTCATCAAAAGGTAAAGCCTCAGAATCTCCCTGGATCATTTCGATCTTGGTTTGCAGGTTTTTGGACATAATCTTTTTACGTCCTACTTTTAGCATGCCTTCAGAAAGGTCTAAGCCTACAATTTTTTTTGCGTTAGCAGCTTCAGCGATCTGGATGGCAAGATCTCCGGTACCTGTAGCGATATCCAAAACAGTCTCTGGCTGGTGATCTTTGGCCATTTGTACCACTTTTTTTCTCCAGCTCACATCGGTTCCCATAGAAATAACCCGGTTTAAGCCATCATAATTTCCAGAGATATTATCGAACATTTGTTCTACCTGCTGCTTTTTGCTTTGAGAAGAACCTTGATACGGAGTTACTTTTTTGCCCATTTTTGCAATTTTGGATCAAAGATAAGTTTTATAGAATAATTTGTAGATAAACATTTCTGAATTGTTCTTATCTACTCAGTTTTAGGTTTATTTAAAAATAACTTACATTTGCTACTTCTTTACAATTTGAAGCTGTTATATGAAGATAATTATCGCCGGCGCAGGTGAAGTGGGCTTTCATTTAGCTAAATTACTTTCTTTTGAATCTCAGGACATAACCCTAATCGATCCTAATCGGGATAGATTGCAGTATGCAGATACGCATTTAGATATTCGTACCATAAAAGGGGATGCAAGTTCTATTGCGATTTTAAAGGAAGCACAGGTAAAATATACCGATATGTTGATTAGTGTGACTTCTAGCGAGGCGACTAATATTACGGTATGCGTACTGGCTAAACAGCTTGGTGCAATGCGAACGATTGCCAGAATTTCGAATACTGAATTTTTAGAGAAAAAAGAGGAAATTGGTTTTACTCAATTTGGGATAGACGAATTAATTTCTCCGGAAGCTTTGGCTGCAAGAGAGATTGGTTTGTTATTAAACCAGTCGGCTTTTAACGATTCTTATGAGTTTGAAGAAGGTGCTCTAACCATGATCGGGTTAAGTTTATCCAGAACGGCCCGTTTTGTGGGGAAAACGGTAAAAGAAGCGGCTAGAATTTTTCCGCAACTTAATTTTGTACCTATTGCCATCCAACGTTTTGGAACGCAGTATACCTTGATACCTCGTGGTGATACCCAATTTAAAGAAGGTGATCAGGTATATTTTATTACCCTAAAAAGCGGGGTAGAAGAACTCTATAAGCTTACCGGGAAAACCAAACAGGAAATTAAAAGTGTAATGATCCTGGGAGGGAGTAAAATTGGAAGAAAAACCGCCAGGGACCTATGCCGAAATAACTTTAACGTAAAGTTGGTAGAAACCAGTAAAGATAAAGCTTACGATCTTGCTGATGAATTGCCGAACACTCTGATTATTCATGGAGACGGTCGAAATGTAGAATTGCTGGAAGAAGAGAATATTCACGATATGGATGCTTTCATTGCAGTAACCGGTAATTCTGAAACCAATATTATGTCTTGCCTGGTGGCAAAATCTAAAAGTGTAAAAAAGACTATCTCTTTAGTTGAAAATATGGATTATTTTCAGCTAAGTCATTCTATAGGAATCGATACCTTAATTAATAAAAAACTGCTTGCGGCTAACAATATTTTTAGATATATAAGAAAAGGAGAAGTGGTGGCGATGACAAAGCTTAACAATATGAATGCCGAGCTTTTGGAATTTATTGTTAAGCCGGGGTCTCAGGTAGCCGATAAAAAAATCAAAAACCTGGATTTTCCAAGATCAGCAATTATTGGCGGGATTATTCGCCATGGCGAAGGGATCATCGCCTTGGGCGAGTTCTTAATTAAACCTGGCGATCGTATTGTTGTTTGCTGTCTTCCAAGATCTATTAAGAAGGTTGAAAAATTATTCCTGTAATGCCAAAATTAAACTTTAAGGTCATTTTGCATGTTATGGGACTGCTGTTAATTTGTAACGGTGGTTTTATGTTACTGTCTGTACTTATTAGTTTTATTTATAAAGATGGGGTTACCCTGGGAATGTCTGCTGCCGCTTTAGTGACGTTGCTTATTGGTACGCTACTTATGTTTACTACCCGTGGACACAGAAAAGAATTAAAAGTTAGGGAAGGCTATATTATTGTAAGTTTTGGATGGATCTTTATGGCGCTAAGCGGATCTTTGCCTTATGTAATGACCAAGGCTATTCCTGATTTTACCAATGCTTTTTTCGAAACCATGTCTGGTTACACTACTACCGGGGCTTCGATTTTAAACGACATCGAATCGATACCCAAAGGAGTATTGTTTTGGCGAAGCTTAACCCATTGGATTGGAGGGATGGGAATTATCGTTTTGGCGATAGCAATATTACCACTGTTGGGGATAGGAGGAATGCAGTTATTTGCTGCAGAATCTCCCGGGCCAAGTGCCGACAAGCTAAAGCCAAGAATTACCGATACCGCAAAACGATTATGGCTGATTTATGTAAGCTATACCGCTGCAGAAACACTGTTGTTAATGCTTGCGGGTATGGACTTTTTTGATGCCATAAATCATGCCTTCAGTACCTTATCTACCGGAGGCTTTTCTACCAAAAATGCCAGTATGGCTTATTGGAATGATAATCCAATGATCCAGTATATTATCATCCTATTTATGTTTTTAGCGGGTAGTAACTTTGTAATGAGTTACTTCGCGTTTAAAGGAAGAGTACAACGCGTACTACAGGATGATGAGTTTAAGTGGTATTTCTATTTTGTGGCTGCTTTTACAATCATATCATCCTTAATTGTATATTTTCAGGCAGATGTTTCGTTATCATCCATAGATCATCCAATGATTTGGGGCGAAGGAGAAAGTGCATTTAGACATTCGTTATTTCAGGTGTTAACAGTAATTACTACCACAGGATTCGTGTCGGCAGATTTTACGATGTGGACCCCTTTCCTAACCATTTTTTATTTTGGAATGTTCTTTCTTGGTGGTTGCGCCGGGAGTACCGCAGGTGGGGTAAAAGTGATGCGTCATATTATAATGATTCGTAACGGATTGATCGAATTTAAGAGAACCCTTCATCCCAATGCCATCTTACCGGTACGTTTCAATAAAAAGTCTATTAACAGTGGTATTGTATTTAATATTCAGGGATTTTTTATTCTTTATATGTTGTCTTTTATTATTGGGGCTGTGGTTTTAGCGGCTTTAGGTTTAGATTTTGAAACTGCTATTGGTGGCGCTGCATCCTCTTTAGGAAATATAGGACCTGCTTTTGGAGCGCTTAGCCCGGTAAATAATTTTGATTTATTACCTGATTTTGGGAAATGGTGGTGCTCTTTTTTAATGCTTATAGGAAGGTTGGAGCTGTTTACAGTTTTAATTATTCTTACTCCGTTTTTCTGGAGAAATCGCTAATCGGTATGTAATAATTTAGATAAGATATTCAATATAGATTAAAAAAAAACCGGCGCTTGGCCGGTTTTTAAGTTATAGCTAAATAGAATCAAATACCCGTAAGTATTAATAGGTAAACTTTTTGGCAATTTAAAATTATCCCGATAATTATTAGTACTTGGTTATTTCAGCTTTTTGCAGTGTCAATAAATTTATTCAGTTAAAACTGACTTTATTCTTTTTAATGCTTCTTCTATTTGTTCTTCGCTGGCCGCGTAAGAAATTCTAATACATTCAGGGTTTCCAAAAGCATCACCGGTAACAGTAGCAACGAGAGCTTCTTCTAATAAGAACATCGAGAAATCTGTTGCATTGTTGATCGTATGTCCTTTAATGGTTTTACCAAAGTAATGCGAGATATTGGGAAAAACATAGAAAGCACCTTCAGGCTCTGTCGTTTCGAAACCTTCGATATCATTTAGTAAATCTATGATGAGTTTTCTTCTGGATTTAAAGGTATCTATCATGTAGCTAATCTTGCTAACCGGAGCTTCCAAAGCAGTAATCACTGCTCTTTGAGCAATACAGTTAGCTCCGCTGGTTACCTGTCCCTGTAATTTGTTACAGGCGCGTGCAATCCAGGCAGGAGCTCCAATATAACCAATTCTCCATCCCGTCATGGCAAAGGCTTTTGCAACTCCATTCACGGTAACGGTACGGTCATACATATCCTCAAACTCGGCCATGGAAGCATGTGCGCCAATATAGTTAATATGCTCGTAAATTTCATCACTTACTATGATGATATCTGGGTGTTTTACCAAAACATCAGCTAAAGCTCTAAGCTCTTCTTTAGTGTACACCATACCACTTGGGTTACACGGTGAGCTATACCAAAGCATTTTTGTTTTAGGGGTAATAGCTGCTTCTAGTTGCTCTGGAGTCATTTTAAAATTAGACTCTAGTGTGGTAGGAACTTCAACAGGGACACCTTCTGCAAGTTTTACGATTTCAGCATAACTAACCCAGTAAGGACATGGTAAAATAACTTCGTCACCGGCATTAAGCATCGCTAAAGCTACGTTGGCCAAAGATTGTTTAGCTCCTGTAGAAACTACAATCTGAGGGTGCGTATAGGTTAAGTTATTGTCTCTTTTGAATTTAGTAATAATAGCATCCTTTAGTTCTACATAACCATCTACCGGGCTGTAAGAGTTATAATTATCGTTAATAGCCTGGATGGCGGCATCTTTAATAAAATCTGGTGTATTAAAATCTGGCTCTCCCAGTGAAAGCCCGATAATATCTTTACCTTCTGCTCTTAATTCACGCGCTTTCGCTGCCATTGCCAGCGTTTGCGAGGTTGCTAAATTGTTAATCCTGTTAGAGAGTTTTTCTTGCATTTTAAAATGATTAATAAATAAGTATTAAGACGATATTGCAGGTTTTGTCCCCATTTCTTTTAAATATTTAAAATGGGCAATAATCGCTGCGCGTGTGGTTTTGTATTCGTTGTATGGCAAATTACATTCCCTGGCGGTCTCTTTTACGATCTCGGCAATTTTTGAATAGTGAATATGACTAATATTTGGGAATATATGATGCTCTACCTGGTGGTTTAAACCGCCAGTGAACCAGTTTACTATTTTATTTTTGGTTGAAAAATTTACCGTGGTAAATAATTGATGGATCGCCCAGGTGTTTTTCATAGAACCGGTGTCATCTGGTAATGGCATATCGGTCTCTTCAACAACATGAGCCAATTGAAATACAATACTTAAAAT from Zunongwangia profunda SM-A87 harbors:
- the ubiE gene encoding bifunctional demethylmenaquinone methyltransferase/2-methoxy-6-polyprenyl-1,4-benzoquinol methylase UbiE, which codes for MGKKVTPYQGSSQSKKQQVEQMFDNISGNYDGLNRVISMGTDVSWRKKVVQMAKDHQPETVLDIATGTGDLAIQIAEAANAKKIVGLDLSEGMLKVGRKKIMSKNLQTKIEMIQGDSEALPFDDNSFDVITVAFGVRNFETLELGLSEIYRVLKKGGLFIVLETSVPTKFPFKQGYKFYSSFILPTIGKLFSKDKEAYTYLSKSAAEFPYGEKFNNILKKIGFISVASNPQTLGVATIYNASK
- the trkA gene encoding Trk system potassium transporter TrkA, with translation MKIIIAGAGEVGFHLAKLLSFESQDITLIDPNRDRLQYADTHLDIRTIKGDASSIAILKEAQVKYTDMLISVTSSEATNITVCVLAKQLGAMRTIARISNTEFLEKKEEIGFTQFGIDELISPEALAAREIGLLLNQSAFNDSYEFEEGALTMIGLSLSRTARFVGKTVKEAARIFPQLNFVPIAIQRFGTQYTLIPRGDTQFKEGDQVYFITLKSGVEELYKLTGKTKQEIKSVMILGGSKIGRKTARDLCRNNFNVKLVETSKDKAYDLADELPNTLIIHGDGRNVELLEEENIHDMDAFIAVTGNSETNIMSCLVAKSKSVKKTISLVENMDYFQLSHSIGIDTLINKKLLAANNIFRYIRKGEVVAMTKLNNMNAELLEFIVKPGSQVADKKIKNLDFPRSAIIGGIIRHGEGIIALGEFLIKPGDRIVVCCLPRSIKKVEKLFL
- a CDS encoding TrkH family potassium uptake protein, coding for MPKLNFKVILHVMGLLLICNGGFMLLSVLISFIYKDGVTLGMSAAALVTLLIGTLLMFTTRGHRKELKVREGYIIVSFGWIFMALSGSLPYVMTKAIPDFTNAFFETMSGYTTTGASILNDIESIPKGVLFWRSLTHWIGGMGIIVLAIAILPLLGIGGMQLFAAESPGPSADKLKPRITDTAKRLWLIYVSYTAAETLLLMLAGMDFFDAINHAFSTLSTGGFSTKNASMAYWNDNPMIQYIIILFMFLAGSNFVMSYFAFKGRVQRVLQDDEFKWYFYFVAAFTIISSLIVYFQADVSLSSIDHPMIWGEGESAFRHSLFQVLTVITTTGFVSADFTMWTPFLTIFYFGMFFLGGCAGSTAGGVKVMRHIIMIRNGLIEFKRTLHPNAILPVRFNKKSINSGIVFNIQGFFILYMLSFIIGAVVLAALGLDFETAIGGAASSLGNIGPAFGALSPVNNFDLLPDFGKWWCSFLMLIGRLELFTVLIILTPFFWRNR
- a CDS encoding pyridoxal phosphate-dependent aminotransferase — protein: MQEKLSNRINNLATSQTLAMAAKARELRAEGKDIIGLSLGEPDFNTPDFIKDAAIQAINDNYNSYSPVDGYVELKDAIITKFKRDNNLTYTHPQIVVSTGAKQSLANVALAMLNAGDEVILPCPYWVSYAEIVKLAEGVPVEVPTTLESNFKMTPEQLEAAITPKTKMLWYSSPCNPSGMVYTKEELRALADVLVKHPDIIIVSDEIYEHINYIGAHASMAEFEDMYDRTVTVNGVAKAFAMTGWRIGYIGAPAWIARACNKLQGQVTSGANCIAQRAVITALEAPVSKISYMIDTFKSRRKLIIDLLNDIEGFETTEPEGAFYVFPNISHYFGKTIKGHTINNATDFSMFLLEEALVATVTGDAFGNPECIRISYAASEEQIEEALKRIKSVLTE